One region of Limnospira fusiformis SAG 85.79 genomic DNA includes:
- a CDS encoding Uma2 family endonuclease, translating into MTATESLTTLPDHTQLPCEDGTFVKNFQEHPQSILLTDSIRPVLNQIHPDGQYCIGQDSGIYWRITDPPQKGAEAPDWFYVANVPPTLNGKLRRSYVLWQELICPQIIIEFVSGDGSEERDKTAWKGKFWIYETVIRTPYYAIYEVEKSQVEVYRLEGSFYELLTPNNRNHYPIPEMGVELGIWSGIYQNVELPWLRWWDSDGNLLLSGEERAEREQQRAEHERQRAEHERQRAEHERQRADRLAARLQELGIDPNEII; encoded by the coding sequence ATGACTGCCACCGAATCTTTAACGACTCTACCGGATCATACCCAACTTCCCTGTGAAGACGGAACCTTTGTGAAAAACTTTCAAGAACACCCCCAAAGTATCCTATTAACCGATTCTATTCGTCCGGTTCTTAATCAAATACATCCAGACGGACAATATTGCATTGGTCAAGATAGTGGGATTTACTGGCGCATTACAGACCCACCCCAAAAAGGAGCGGAAGCACCGGACTGGTTTTATGTGGCGAATGTTCCCCCTACTCTTAATGGTAAACTGCGACGGTCTTATGTATTGTGGCAAGAATTAATCTGTCCCCAAATCATCATTGAATTTGTATCTGGGGATGGTTCAGAAGAACGGGATAAAACCGCTTGGAAAGGCAAGTTTTGGATTTATGAAACGGTAATAAGAACGCCGTATTATGCCATCTATGAAGTGGAAAAATCTCAGGTAGAAGTGTATCGTTTAGAGGGTAGTTTCTATGAGTTGCTAACCCCAAATAACCGCAATCATTACCCAATTCCCGAAATGGGAGTAGAGTTAGGTATCTGGTCGGGAATATATCAGAACGTGGAATTACCTTGGTTGCGTTGGTGGGATAGTGATGGTAATTTACTGTTATCTGGTGAAGAACGAGCGGAACGGGAACAACAACGAGCGGAACATGAACGACAACGAGCGGAACATGAACGACAACGAGCGGAACATGAACGACAACGAGCCGATCGCCTAGCAGCTCGTTTACAGGAATTGGGAATTGATCCTAATGAAATCATCTGA